In Reinekea thalattae, a genomic segment contains:
- a CDS encoding ABC transporter permease, with the protein MKAKFIHQKWFAIVCTIVSVIAIWYVASIWMNANQLAKTYERKSQSWTVSQVVSESFSVKRPMLPPPHQVLQQWYKSVFDTKVSSKRSLVFHSMITLQSTLLGFGLGSVLGIAIAVGIVHNRTLELSFMPWVIASQTIPVLAIAPIIVVVLGAINLTGVVPKAIIAMYLSFFPVTIGMVKGLRSADKLHMELLQTYNASRTQLFWKLRWYSAQPYLFASLKIGIAASLVGAVVAELPTGAQGGLGSRLLSGSYYGQTVMIWATLLMAAILGSVLVNIVALFERILLRRRGAAL; encoded by the coding sequence ATGAAAGCAAAATTTATTCATCAAAAATGGTTCGCTATCGTCTGTACGATCGTGTCGGTGATCGCCATTTGGTATGTCGCCTCGATATGGATGAACGCTAACCAATTAGCTAAAACTTACGAACGTAAAAGTCAGAGCTGGACGGTCAGTCAAGTAGTCAGTGAGTCGTTTTCGGTAAAACGACCCATGTTGCCACCGCCGCATCAAGTCTTGCAGCAATGGTATAAATCGGTTTTTGATACCAAGGTAAGCTCAAAGCGCTCATTGGTATTCCATTCGATGATCACCTTGCAATCGACGTTATTAGGCTTTGGTTTAGGTTCGGTGTTAGGTATTGCCATTGCTGTTGGCATTGTTCATAACCGGACACTCGAATTGAGTTTTATGCCGTGGGTTATTGCATCGCAAACCATTCCTGTCTTGGCGATAGCGCCGATCATTGTCGTCGTTCTTGGTGCCATTAATTTAACCGGCGTTGTACCTAAAGCGATCATCGCGATGTATTTGTCATTCTTCCCTGTGACCATCGGTATGGTGAAAGGCCTTCGCTCCGCCGATAAATTACACATGGAATTACTGCAAACCTATAACGCTTCGCGCACGCAATTATTTTGGAAGCTGCGTTGGTATTCGGCACAGCCCTATTTATTCGCCAGTTTAAAAATTGGTATTGCTGCTTCGTTAGTGGGTGCAGTGGTTGCCGAATTACCAACCGGCGCTCAGGGTGGATTAGGTTCTCGCTTACTTAGCGGTTCCTATTATGGCCAAACCGTGATGATTTGGGCGACGCTGTTAATGGCCGCTATTTTAGGTTCGGTGTTGGTTAATATCGTTGCGCTCTTTGAACGAATTTTATTGCGTCGAAGAGGAGCCGCCTTATGA
- a CDS encoding ABC transporter permease — MTHSIKTSVYSLLLLAQLYLCFFFSAGFYKNQQWLILLLPVAIFSAAKLMSTLTQLIDAKVVNSRYIKPLVPALFALVVLIFWQSMTKGFDVSKILLPAPSEIFVAFISNIPTLWADFKQTYMKAVLAGYFIGCVSGFVVASWAIKSRFLQNSLLPLGNFVSAIPIVGIAPIMVMWFGFDWQSKAAVVVVMTFFPMFINTLAGLKSVDPLHNDLMHTYAAKSTQRFVKNQFPQALPFIFNALKLNSTMALIGAIVAEFFGTPIVGMGFRISTEVGRMNMEMVWATILVAALAGSISYGALALLERAVLFWHPSVRSAQAK, encoded by the coding sequence ATGACACATTCAATAAAGACTTCGGTTTATAGTTTGCTTTTATTAGCGCAGCTATATCTATGTTTCTTTTTTAGTGCAGGTTTTTACAAAAACCAACAATGGCTGATTCTATTATTGCCAGTTGCTATTTTTTCTGCGGCTAAGTTGATGTCGACTCTGACTCAACTAATTGACGCCAAGGTTGTTAATAGTCGTTATATCAAGCCGTTAGTGCCAGCGCTATTTGCCTTAGTAGTTTTGATATTTTGGCAAAGTATGACCAAAGGCTTTGATGTTTCAAAAATACTATTGCCTGCGCCGAGTGAAATCTTTGTTGCCTTTATCAGCAATATTCCAACTCTGTGGGCCGACTTTAAACAAACCTATATGAAGGCGGTGTTAGCCGGTTACTTTATCGGTTGCGTGTCTGGTTTTGTTGTCGCCAGTTGGGCGATTAAAAGCCGGTTTTTGCAGAACAGCCTATTGCCATTGGGTAACTTTGTTTCAGCCATTCCTATTGTTGGTATCGCGCCAATTATGGTGATGTGGTTTGGCTTTGATTGGCAATCGAAAGCGGCTGTGGTTGTGGTGATGACCTTCTTCCCGATGTTCATTAATACTTTGGCTGGGCTTAAGTCGGTTGATCCATTGCATAACGATTTAATGCATACCTATGCAGCAAAAAGTACTCAGCGATTTGTGAAAAATCAGTTTCCACAAGCGCTGCCATTTATTTTTAACGCCTTAAAACTCAACTCAACCATGGCATTGATTGGCGCTATTGTTGCTGAGTTTTTTGGCACACCCATCGTTGGTATGGGGTTTCGAATTTCGACAGAAGTTGGTCGGATGAATATGGAAATGGTTTGGGCAACTATTTTAGTCGCTGCCCTAGCGGGTTCCATAAGCTACGGTGCTTTAGCTCTGCTGGAGAGAGCTGTTTTGTTCTGGCATCCGTCAGTACGTTCAGCGCAAGCAAAGTAA
- the hydA gene encoding dihydropyrimidinase produces the protein MSLLIKGGKVVNADKSFIADVYCEDGVIKKIGTDLDVPSDVEVVDAQGKLVMPGGIDPHTHMQLPFMGTVASEDFYTGTAAGLAGGTTMIIDFVIPNPQQPLMEAFEQWSSWAARSVSDYSFHVAVTWWDESVYADMGKLVSEHGVNSFKHFMAYKNAIMAEDETLINSFTRCIELGAMPTVHAENGELVYHLQQKLLREGITGPEAHPQSRPPEVEGEAANRAIRIAQSLGAPLYIVHVSSEEAVDEISRAKREGLRVHGEVLAGHLELDDSVYHNKDWASAAAHVMSPPFRPKHHQRALWKGLQGGVLETTATDHCCFCAEQKAAGKDDFTKIPNGTAGVEDRLMILWDSGVNKGRLTENEFVAAVSSNTAKIFNIYPRKGCIAEGSDADIVVWDANKEHTISAKTHHQNVDFNIFEGRTVKGSVDTTISQGKVVFANGELNVVEGAGRYVKRPAFPTVYEAIEKYNELNGPVSVDR, from the coding sequence ATGAGTTTGTTAATTAAAGGCGGTAAGGTCGTTAACGCCGATAAATCTTTTATCGCAGATGTTTATTGTGAAGATGGCGTTATTAAAAAAATCGGTACCGACTTAGATGTACCTAGCGATGTTGAAGTTGTCGACGCGCAAGGGAAATTAGTCATGCCTGGCGGTATTGACCCTCATACTCATATGCAGCTGCCATTTATGGGTACTGTTGCCAGTGAAGATTTTTATACCGGTACCGCGGCGGGTTTAGCTGGCGGTACAACAATGATTATCGACTTTGTTATTCCGAACCCTCAACAGCCATTAATGGAAGCGTTTGAACAGTGGAGTAGTTGGGCTGCGCGTTCGGTTTCTGACTATTCGTTCCACGTTGCTGTGACATGGTGGGACGAGTCAGTGTATGCAGACATGGGCAAACTGGTTAGTGAACATGGTGTTAACAGCTTTAAGCATTTCATGGCTTATAAAAATGCCATCATGGCCGAAGACGAAACATTGATTAACAGCTTTACTCGCTGTATTGAACTTGGCGCGATGCCAACGGTGCATGCAGAAAACGGCGAGTTGGTTTACCACTTGCAACAAAAGCTACTGCGAGAAGGTATTACAGGGCCTGAGGCTCACCCTCAGTCTCGTCCGCCAGAAGTTGAAGGTGAAGCAGCAAACCGCGCAATTCGTATTGCTCAATCATTAGGTGCGCCACTTTATATTGTTCACGTCTCTTCTGAAGAAGCGGTTGATGAAATTTCACGTGCTAAGCGAGAAGGCTTACGGGTTCACGGTGAAGTATTGGCTGGGCATTTAGAATTGGATGATAGCGTTTACCACAACAAAGATTGGGCGTCAGCTGCGGCACACGTAATGAGCCCGCCGTTCCGTCCTAAGCATCACCAGCGCGCGCTATGGAAAGGTTTACAAGGTGGCGTATTAGAAACAACCGCGACCGATCACTGCTGTTTTTGTGCCGAACAAAAAGCTGCCGGTAAAGACGACTTCACTAAAATCCCTAACGGCACCGCAGGTGTTGAAGATCGCCTGATGATTCTTTGGGATTCTGGTGTTAACAAAGGCCGTTTAACCGAGAATGAATTTGTTGCTGCAGTTTCTTCTAACACGGCGAAAATTTTTAATATCTATCCGCGTAAAGGTTGTATTGCTGAAGGTTCGGATGCCGACATCGTGGTTTGGGATGCCAATAAAGAACACACTATTTCAGCAAAAACACATCACCAAAATGTTGATTTCAATATCTTTGAAGGCCGTACCGTTAAGGGTTCTGTCGATACTACTATCAGTCAGGGTAAGGTGGTATTTGCCAATGGTGAACTGAATGTTGTTGAAGGCGCAGGCCGTTATGTGAAACGCCCAGCTTTCCCAACCGTTTACGAAGCTATTGAAAAGTACAACGAACTAAATGGCCCAGTATCGGTAGACCGATAG
- a CDS encoding Zn-dependent hydrolase has protein sequence MNMKELRINGERLWDSLMEMAEFGLTPKGGCKRLVGTELDGKARDLFVKWVEDCGCTVTVDKFGNMFARRDGLNNDLPAVATGSHLDTQPTGGKFDGVFGVLAGVEVLRTLHENNIVTEAPMEFTVWTNEEGSRFQPAMQGSGVYVGRFDLETELNKTDVDGIRLGDELEKIGYIGDAEPGSRNFGAFFEAHIEQGPILEDQEKVIGVVRLGQGIRWYNVSVKGRESHSGTTPMYLRNDAMVASSKIITEIEELAGRYDNGLGTVGFMQVFPNSRNVIPGEVKFSVDLRNPNADVLTKMDEEFQAFCAKVAKERNIEIEVDNFWYFAPVEFNASDDIKKAAEELDYSHMDIYAGAGHDACYMADIVPTGMIFTPCKDGISHNELEDTKPEECEAGANVLLHAMLGASERIASQAEEGAAAV, from the coding sequence ATGAATATGAAAGAGTTACGAATCAATGGCGAGCGACTTTGGGACAGCCTAATGGAAATGGCCGAGTTCGGTTTAACGCCCAAAGGCGGCTGTAAACGTTTGGTCGGTACAGAACTTGACGGTAAGGCGCGAGACCTTTTTGTTAAGTGGGTTGAAGATTGTGGTTGCACCGTTACAGTCGATAAGTTCGGCAATATGTTTGCTCGCCGTGATGGCTTGAATAATGATTTACCCGCAGTTGCTACAGGCAGTCACTTAGATACTCAGCCTACCGGCGGTAAGTTCGATGGCGTGTTTGGTGTCTTGGCTGGCGTTGAAGTGCTGCGTACCCTGCACGAAAATAACATTGTTACTGAAGCGCCGATGGAATTTACGGTATGGACTAACGAAGAGGGTTCTCGTTTCCAGCCTGCTATGCAAGGTTCTGGTGTTTATGTTGGGCGTTTTGATTTAGAAACTGAATTAAATAAAACCGATGTTGATGGCATTCGCTTAGGTGATGAGCTAGAAAAAATTGGTTACATCGGTGATGCAGAACCCGGTAGCCGAAACTTCGGTGCCTTTTTTGAAGCGCACATTGAGCAGGGTCCGATCCTTGAAGATCAAGAAAAAGTCATTGGCGTTGTTCGCTTAGGTCAGGGTATTCGTTGGTACAATGTGTCGGTTAAAGGTCGTGAATCGCATTCGGGTACTACGCCGATGTATTTGCGTAACGATGCCATGGTTGCCAGCTCAAAAATTATCACTGAGATCGAAGAGTTGGCTGGCCGTTACGATAATGGTTTAGGCACGGTTGGTTTTATGCAGGTGTTCCCTAACTCTCGTAACGTTATTCCGGGTGAAGTTAAGTTCAGTGTAGACTTGCGTAACCCGAACGCAGATGTGCTGACTAAGATGGATGAAGAGTTCCAAGCGTTCTGTGCAAAAGTTGCCAAAGAGCGCAATATCGAAATAGAGGTGGATAATTTCTGGTATTTCGCACCAGTTGAATTTAATGCTTCGGACGATATTAAAAAAGCAGCCGAAGAATTAGATTATTCACACATGGATATTTATGCCGGTGCTGGTCACGATGCCTGCTACATGGCAGATATCGTCCCAACCGGTATGATCTTCACGCCTTGTAAAGATGGTATTAGCCATAACGAGCTAGAAGATACCAAGCCTGAGGAATGTGAAGCGGGCGCTAACGTATTGTTACATGCCATGCTGGGTGCCAGTGAGCGTATTGCATCGCAAGCAGAAGAAGGTGCTGCTGCGGTTTAA
- a CDS encoding ABC transporter ATP-binding protein, with protein MTLAEKTEASTTDANSSGRTMIEVNDLSLVFETNDGPVNALSNINLTVNEGDFVSFIGPSGCGKTTLLRVIADLEKQTQGDIKVNGTSPEDARLNRLYGYVFQAAALLPWRTIKKNCAVPLEIAGHSQAHQTKQIDKYLKMVGLQDFHEKYPWQLSGGMQQRASIARALCIEPDLLLMDEPFGALDEITRDHMNVELLKIWQETQKTVVFVTHSIAEAVMLSTHIVVMSPRPGRITKVIESPLPRMKTLALRDTEAFHALAAEIREALADEHAID; from the coding sequence ATGACGCTAGCTGAAAAAACAGAGGCCTCAACGACGGATGCAAATTCGTCGGGCCGTACCATGATTGAAGTGAACGACTTGTCGTTGGTTTTTGAAACCAACGACGGTCCGGTCAATGCACTTTCTAATATTAATTTAACCGTTAACGAGGGTGACTTCGTTTCTTTTATTGGCCCGTCTGGCTGCGGTAAAACAACGCTGTTGCGAGTGATTGCCGATTTAGAAAAGCAGACGCAAGGTGATATTAAGGTTAACGGCACCAGCCCAGAAGATGCACGGCTCAACCGACTTTACGGTTATGTTTTCCAAGCTGCGGCGTTATTACCGTGGCGCACCATTAAAAAGAACTGTGCGGTGCCGTTAGAGATCGCCGGTCATTCGCAAGCACACCAAACTAAGCAGATTGATAAATACTTAAAGATGGTTGGCTTGCAAGACTTCCATGAAAAATACCCTTGGCAACTTTCTGGTGGCATGCAGCAACGTGCTTCCATTGCTCGTGCTCTGTGCATTGAGCCAGATTTGTTACTGATGGATGAGCCCTTTGGTGCGCTCGATGAAATTACTCGCGATCACATGAATGTCGAATTATTAAAAATTTGGCAAGAAACGCAAAAGACAGTGGTGTTTGTCACCCACTCGATTGCTGAGGCCGTCATGTTGTCAACGCACATTGTTGTGATGTCACCGAGACCGGGTCGAATTACCAAAGTTATCGAAAGCCCGCTGCCAAGAATGAAGACATTGGCTTTACGCGATACGGAAGCCTTCCACGCGTTGGCTGCCGAAATTCGAGAAGCCTTGGCGGACGAACATGCGATCGACTAA